One segment of Bacteroidales bacterium DNA contains the following:
- a CDS encoding polymer-forming cytoskeletal protein: MAKNGEFDTNAVTTISMGTIVKGDITSEGDFRIVGKLIGSIRSTGKVVIGQSGIVEGDIFCQNADFAGTIKGNVEVEKLLFLKTTVNLNGNIKTGKLSIESGALFSGQCTMNNSGSKVPNENKQTKKGS, translated from the coding sequence ATGGCAAAAAACGGGGAATTCGATACTAATGCGGTTACAACTATCAGTATGGGAACGATAGTAAAAGGAGATATTACTTCTGAGGGAGATTTTAGAATAGTTGGTAAACTAATAGGAAGCATTAGGTCTACCGGAAAAGTTGTTATCGGACAAAGTGGTATTGTAGAAGGAGATATTTTCTGTCAGAATGCAGATTTTGCGGGAACAATAAAAGGTAATGTTGAAGTTGAAAAACTCCTATTTTTAAAAACTACAGTTAACTTAAACGGAAACATTAAAACCGGTAAATTATCAATTGAATCCGGAGCTCTATTCAGCGGACAATGCACTATGAATAATTCAGGTTCAAAAGTACCTAATGAAAACAAACAAACCAAAAAAGGATCTTAA
- a CDS encoding Bax inhibitor-1/YccA family protein produces MNIPQNRFEQTFSSNSQTQSLAKTFMTTVFGWMFLALGITAVTAYLFASSESLLSLMYNETGMSILGWVVMLAPFGLVMFMSFKFQTMSRANLSFMFLIYSILMGMSLSFILLIYTQASVFSTFIVTSGTFGLMAVLGYTTNTDLTKFGSILFMALIGIILASLVNFFMHSGTLEYIISIGGVLIFTGLTAYDVQKLKRIGMATGEYAGESKDKLAIMGALTLYLDFINLFLFLLRFMGNRK; encoded by the coding sequence ATGAATATACCACAAAATAGATTTGAACAGACTTTTTCGTCAAACTCACAAACACAAAGTCTTGCTAAAACGTTTATGACAACTGTTTTTGGCTGGATGTTTTTGGCTTTAGGAATAACCGCTGTAACAGCTTATTTATTTGCATCAAGCGAAAGCTTACTTTCTTTAATGTATAACGAAACAGGAATGTCTATACTCGGTTGGGTCGTTATGCTAGCTCCTTTCGGATTGGTAATGTTTATGTCGTTTAAGTTTCAGACAATGAGCCGAGCAAATCTCAGTTTCATGTTTTTAATCTATTCCATATTAATGGGAATGAGCCTTAGCTTTATTTTACTGATTTACACTCAGGCTAGCGTATTTTCTACTTTTATAGTTACTTCGGGCACTTTTGGATTAATGGCTGTATTAGGCTATACCACAAATACCGATTTAACTAAGTTTGGTTCCATATTGTTTATGGCTCTTATAGGTATTATCTTAGCTAGTCTGGTCAACTTCTTTATGCATAGCGGTACACTTGAATACATTATAAGTATTGGCGGCGTACTAATTTTTACAGGACTTACTGCTTATGACGTACAAAAGCTAAAACGAATAGGAATGGCAACAGGAGAATATGCAGGAGAATCAAAAGATAAATTGGCAATTATGGGTGCTTTAACCCTTTATCTCGATTTTATTAATTTGTTTTTATTCCTACTTCGTTTTATGGGAAATAGAAAGTAA
- the fabD gene encoding ACP S-malonyltransferase: MKAFVFPGQGAQYIGMGKDLYENSPRAKELFEKANKILGFRITDIMFQGTDEDLKETKVTQPAIFLHSVILAEIMGDDFKPDMVAGHSLGEFSALVANKTLTFGDGLKLVSQRAMAMQEACEIEPSTMAAIIGMEDEKVIKICAEIDEIVVPANFNCPGQLVISGSLKGIEIACKKLTEAGAKMAIPLNVGGAFHSPLMKPAAVKLAMAIENTNFKEGSCPIYQNVTGQSVTNSAIIKENLVKQLTAPVRWTQIMTNMLADGMTELTEVGPGNVLQGLLKKVNRKLPSKSAQIEF; the protein is encoded by the coding sequence ATGAAAGCATTTGTATTCCCCGGACAGGGAGCTCAGTATATAGGAATGGGAAAAGATTTATATGAGAATTCTCCCCGAGCAAAAGAATTATTTGAAAAAGCCAACAAAATATTAGGATTCAGAATTACCGATATAATGTTTCAAGGTACTGATGAAGACTTGAAAGAAACAAAAGTAACACAACCGGCTATCTTTTTACATTCGGTAATTTTAGCCGAAATTATGGGTGATGATTTTAAACCTGATATGGTTGCAGGTCACTCATTAGGCGAATTTTCTGCTTTAGTTGCCAATAAAACTTTAACTTTTGGAGACGGATTAAAACTTGTTTCACAACGGGCTATGGCAATGCAAGAAGCCTGTGAAATTGAACCTTCGACTATGGCTGCCATTATAGGAATGGAAGACGAAAAAGTTATAAAGATATGTGCAGAAATAGATGAAATTGTTGTTCCTGCTAATTTTAATTGTCCCGGACAATTAGTTATAAGTGGTTCTCTTAAAGGTATTGAAATTGCCTGTAAAAAATTAACGGAAGCCGGAGCAAAAATGGCTATTCCTTTAAACGTTGGAGGTGCTTTTCATAGTCCATTAATGAAACCGGCAGCGGTAAAACTAGCAATGGCTATTGAGAATACAAATTTCAAAGAAGGCAGTTGTCCAATTTATCAAAACGTAACAGGACAATCCGTTACAAACTCAGCTATCATTAAAGAAAATCTGGTAAAGCAATTGACGGCACCTGTACGATGGACTCAGATAATGACTAATATGTTGGCCGATGGTATGACAGAATTAACAGAAGTAGGTCCCGGAAATGTATTACAAGGGCTATTGAAAAAAGTAAATAGAAAGTTACCTTCAAAAAGTGCACAAATTGAGTTTTAA
- a CDS encoding 6-carboxytetrahydropterin synthase, with product MIYITRRERFTAAHRLFREEYSDEENMEVFGKCSNPNWHGHNYQLFVTVKGEINPETGFLINLTDLKNIIREKIIDKVDHKNLNIEVDFLKNKFTSTEVIAVSIWKELENNIKNMGATLHCVKISETENNSVEYYGE from the coding sequence ATGATATATATTACTCGGCGCGAACGTTTTACCGCAGCACATCGCTTATTTAGGGAGGAATATTCCGACGAAGAAAATATGGAAGTGTTTGGTAAATGTTCTAATCCCAATTGGCACGGACATAATTATCAATTATTTGTAACTGTAAAAGGAGAAATTAATCCGGAAACCGGATTTTTAATTAATCTTACCGACTTAAAAAATATTATTCGAGAAAAGATTATAGATAAAGTTGATCATAAGAACCTTAATATAGAAGTAGATTTTTTAAAAAATAAATTTACAAGCACAGAAGTAATAGCAGTTTCTATTTGGAAAGAATTAGAAAACAACATTAAAAATATGGGAGCGACTCTTCATTGTGTCAAAATATCCGAAACTGAAAATAATTCAGTTGAATATTATGGTGAATAA
- the folE gene encoding GTP cyclohydrolase I FolE produces MYDYERIDKWNPEKLDKLSQHYLEILKLLGEDPKREGLIDTPLRVGKAMQFLTQGYDVDPREILRSAMFKEDYREMVIVKDIEVYSMCEHHMIPFIGRAHVAYIPDGYITGLSKIARVVEAFARRLQVQERLTTQIKDAIQDTLNPLGVAVVIEAKHLCMAMRGVQKQNSVTTTSDFTGAFKRKETREEFIHLISTNLHG; encoded by the coding sequence ATGTACGATTACGAAAGAATAGATAAATGGAACCCTGAAAAACTTGATAAACTAAGCCAACACTATCTTGAAATTTTAAAACTCTTAGGTGAAGACCCTAAGAGAGAAGGTCTGATAGACACCCCTCTGCGTGTAGGAAAAGCTATGCAATTTTTAACACAAGGCTATGATGTAGATCCTAGAGAAATTTTACGTTCTGCTATGTTTAAAGAAGACTATCGCGAAATGGTAATTGTTAAAGACATTGAAGTATATTCCATGTGCGAGCATCATATGATACCATTTATTGGCAGAGCACATGTAGCATATATTCCTGATGGATATATTACCGGATTGAGCAAAATTGCAAGAGTAGTTGAAGCCTTTGCTCGCAGACTTCAAGTTCAAGAGCGTTTAACCACCCAAATAAAAGATGCTATTCAAGATACACTTAATCCGTTAGGAGTAGCAGTTGTTATTGAAGCAAAACATCTATGTATGGCTATGCGCGGAGTACAAAAACAAAATTCTGTCACTACCACTTCCGATTTTACCGGAGCATTCAAAAGAAAAGAAACACGCGAAGAATTTATACATCTTATAAGCACTAATCTTCACGGCTGA
- a CDS encoding AtpZ/AtpI family protein: MKTNKPKKDLNAYVKYSGLALQMGVIIGVGMFGGVQLDKLTSWQFPLFTLILSLASVALAIYIAIKDFIKK, translated from the coding sequence ATGAAAACAAACAAACCAAAAAAGGATCTTAATGCCTATGTAAAATATTCCGGCTTAGCACTTCAGATGGGAGTGATAATTGGGGTTGGGATGTTTGGTGGGGTGCAGTTAGACAAGCTCACATCTTGGCAATTCCCTTTATTTACATTAATTTTATCTCTTGCTTCAGTTGCCTTGGCTATTTATATTGCCATTAAAGATTTTATTAAAAAATAG
- a CDS encoding sigma-70 family RNA polymerase sigma factor: MKKERYNDREIIEGLRHGNDNVLNFIYKNYYGAVRNLVLNSFGSEEQARDIFQEVIIVIYNKLQDSNFKITSSFFTFFYAVVKNTWLDFRKRKKTNPIDYALDFNDEIDVNSDDISFLATRALQNNLFNSCLKQLSENCQKILELSMDYYSHKEIAVKMNLKSGAYVRKRKSECLKLLIEKIRKDTLFKELL, translated from the coding sequence GTGAAGAAAGAAAGGTATAACGACAGAGAAATTATAGAAGGTTTAAGGCATGGAAATGATAATGTTTTGAATTTTATTTATAAAAATTATTACGGAGCTGTTAGAAATTTAGTTTTAAATTCTTTTGGCAGCGAAGAACAGGCTCGGGATATCTTTCAGGAAGTAATTATAGTTATTTATAACAAATTGCAAGACAGCAATTTTAAAATTACAAGTTCTTTTTTTACTTTTTTCTATGCAGTGGTTAAAAACACTTGGCTCGATTTCAGAAAGAGAAAAAAAACAAATCCTATAGACTATGCCTTGGATTTTAATGATGAAATTGACGTGAATAGTGATGATATTAGTTTTCTTGCCACAAGAGCTTTGCAGAACAATTTATTTAATAGTTGTTTGAAACAATTATCTGAAAATTGCCAAAAAATATTGGAATTATCTATGGATTATTATAGTCACAAGGAAATTGCTGTAAAAATGAATCTGAAAAGTGGGGCTTATGTACGTAAACGCAAATCGGAATGTTTAAAATTGTTGATAGAAAAAATAAGAAAGGATACTTTGTTTAAGGAGTTATTATGA